In the genome of bacterium, one region contains:
- the rpoD gene encoding RNA polymerase sigma factor RpoD, which translates to MLSTLSADLRTLVEQSRKRGYVTYDEIQEAVPEVETNLDEYDRIYGMLADLDIKVVDDPKEAEKRADDEEEPEAVLEPLEGVSIDDPVRMYLKEIGKVPLLNSAEEIKLAKRMERGDEDAKRRLIEANLRLVVSIAKKYVGRGMLFLDLIQEGNLGLIRAVEKFDWRKGYKFSTYATWWIRQAITRALADQARTIRIPVHMVETINKLIRISRQLLQELGREPTPEEIGQVMKMPTERVREIIKIAQEPISLETPIGEEEDSHLGDFIEDQDALAPAEAASFTMLKEQLEGVLETLTPRERKVLKLRFGLDDGRPRTLEEVGQEFGVTRERIRQIEAKALRKLRHPSRSKRLKDFIE; encoded by the coding sequence ATGCTCAGCACCCTTTCGGCCGATCTGCGCACGCTCGTCGAGCAGAGCCGCAAGCGGGGGTACGTGACCTATGACGAGATCCAGGAAGCGGTCCCCGAGGTGGAAACGAACCTCGACGAGTACGACCGCATCTACGGGATGCTCGCCGATCTCGACATCAAGGTGGTCGATGATCCGAAGGAGGCCGAGAAGCGGGCCGACGACGAGGAAGAGCCCGAGGCCGTGCTCGAGCCGTTGGAAGGCGTCAGTATCGACGATCCGGTCCGAATGTACCTCAAGGAGATCGGCAAAGTCCCCCTCCTCAACTCCGCCGAGGAGATCAAACTCGCCAAGCGGATGGAGCGGGGGGACGAGGACGCGAAGCGGCGGCTGATCGAAGCGAACCTGCGATTGGTCGTGAGCATCGCGAAGAAGTACGTCGGTCGTGGCATGCTGTTCTTGGACCTCATTCAGGAAGGTAACCTCGGGCTGATCCGCGCCGTCGAGAAGTTCGACTGGCGCAAGGGGTACAAGTTCAGCACGTATGCCACGTGGTGGATCCGTCAGGCGATCACCCGGGCGCTTGCCGATCAGGCGCGCACCATCCGGATCCCCGTCCACATGGTCGAGACGATCAACAAGCTGATCCGGATCTCCCGCCAGTTGCTCCAGGAGCTCGGGAGGGAACCGACTCCCGAGGAGATCGGTCAGGTCATGAAGATGCCGACCGAGCGGGTGCGAGAGATCATCAAGATCGCACAAGAACCGATCTCGCTGGAAACCCCGATCGGGGAGGAAGAAGACAGCCACCTGGGGGATTTCATCGAGGACCAGGACGCGCTGGCGCCGGCCGAGGCCGCCTCGTTCACGATGCTCAAGGAGCAGCTCGAGGGCGTCCTCGAGACCCTCACCCCGCGCGAGCGGAAGGTGCTCAAGCTGCGATTCGGGCTCGACGACGGCCGCCCCCGCACCCTGGAGGAAGTGGGCCAGGAGTTCGGGGTGACCCGGGAACGCATCCGCCAGATCGAGGCGAAGGCCCTGCGCAAGCTTCGCCATCCCAGCCGCAGCAAGCGGCTCAAAGACTTCATCGAGTAG